TAGATGGTACCCTCCACATCTGCAAGGGTTGGCAATGGGAATTGCAGGTGCCGGTAACAGTGGTACATTATTCGCTACTTTATTTGGTCCTCGTTTGGCAGAACAGTTCGGTTGGCATGTGACGATGGGGTTTGCACTCATTCCGCTTTTCATTACTTTCATCATTTTTATGATCTTAGCGAAGGATGCTCCTTCACAACCAGCTCCTCAGCCTTTAGCTAATTACTTTAAAGTATTTGCTCATAAAGACACATGGTTTTTCTGCATTTTGTACAGCGTCACATTCGGTGGGTTTGTAGGATTATCTAGTTTTCTCAGTATGTTTTTCGTTGATGAATACAAATTAACATCGATTCAAGCAGGTGACTTTGTTACTTTATGTGTTGCCGCAGGTAGCTTCTTCCGTCCTGTTGGTGGATTTATTTCAGATAAAATCGGTGGAGTAAAGGTGTTATCCTTCCTTTTCATTGGTGTTGCTGTTTGCATGCTTGGTGTTAGCCAATTACCTCCTTTATTTGCAATCACAGCCTTACTTTTTGTAGGAATGATGTGCTTAGGAATGGGAAATGGCGCTGTATTTCAACTAGTTCCGCAACGCTTTCAAAAAGAAATTGGAATGATCACAGGAATTGTTGGTGCTGCTGGAGGAATTGGAGGCTTCTTTCTACCTAATATTTTAGGAACATTGAAGGAATTAACAGGATCTTATGCTTCTGGGTTTATTACTTTCTCAATTATTGCCTTAGTTGCTTTCTCGGTTTTATTATTTGCAAGCTACTCTTGGAAAAAGACATGGAATGTGAAAGGTAGTGCTGTAAAGATATAAAATGCAGCTTCCTATTTTGGGCTGACTATAGCGCAATAAAGGCTGTTAAGATGATTTCTTAACAGCCTACATTTTTTTATGATAAAACAGCTTGTTTTTCTTCTACTAATGTTAACAAGCGATTTTTTAATTCATCTGTATTTATTTGTTTACGAGCCACACCTGAATCCATTGCTGCCTTTGCAACAGCTGATGCAACGTATGCAACTACTCTTCGGTCAAATGGATCCGGTATTACGTAATCACTCGATAAATCTTGTTCTGAAATTAACTCAGCAATTGCATAAACAGCTGCAAGCTTCATTTCTTCATTAATTTCTTTTGCTTGAACATCTAGTGCACCACGGAAGATTCCAGGGAAGGCAAGGACATTATTCACTTGGTTAGGAAAATCAGATCGTCCTGTTCCTACAACAAGTGCTCCTGCTTCTTTCGCTTCATTCGGCATAATCTCCGGTACAGGGTTCGCCATTGCAAAAATAATTGGATCTTGATTCATTGATGCAACCATTTCCTTTGTAACAGCTCCTGCAACAGATACACCAACAAATACATCTGCTCCTTCAAGAGCATCGGCTAAGTTCCCTTGCTTTTGGTCTTTATTTGTCATAGCTGCCAATTCTTCTTTAAATGAATTCATTCCTACAGAACGACCTTCATAAATAATCCCCTTTGTATCACATAAAACAACATCCTTCACACCCATATGAAGAAGCAGCTTTACAATCGCAACACCTGCAGCACCCGCACCATTTACAACCACTGAGATGTTTTCTATTTTTTTATCTGCTAGCTTTAGAGCATTAATAAGTCCAGCAGCAGTCACAATTGCCGTACCATGTTGATCATCATGGAAGATTGGAATATCGCATGCTTTCTTTAATCTTTCTTCAATCTCAAAGCAATGTGGAGCTGCAATATCCTCTAAATTCACTCCACCAAAGGTTGGTTCTAATAGCTTAACTGTTTCTACAATCTTATCTGAATCTGTTGTGTCTAAACAAATTGGAAAAGCATCCACATCAGCAAATGATTTAAATAATAATGCTTTTCCTTCCATAACAGGCATTGCTGCTTTTGGTCCAATATTACCAAGGCCAAGTACAGCCGTACCATTAGAAACAACCGCAACTAAATTACCCTTCATTGTATACTCATATGCCTTGCTTTCGTCTTCATGAATGTCCAAGCATGGCTCTGCAACACCTGGAGAATAAGCTAAGCTTAGATCTTTAGCATTTCGAACAGGAACCTTAGAGTGCACTCCTAGCTTACCTTTATTATCCTTATGCATCTTTATTGCTTCTTCACGTAAAGTTGACATTATATGCTCTCCTTTTTTAACCTTGTAAGTTTTTCTTAAATATAGGAAGCGTTTGCATTTTAAAACAGGAAATTCTTAAGTTTAAATCCTTGTATGCTCATATTTTAGTTAGCTTGAGAGGAGATTGATAGATTATGAAACTATTGGTGTAATTATGTAATTAAAAAAAGCAGATAGTTGTAAACGCATACCTGAAATCCTGTCACTTTACAAAATTTATTTTTCTGTTATCTTGGTATAAGCGGATATTTACCTAGGTAAATATCTATTATGATTTTTAATACTTACTTAGGTAAATAACGAGGTGGAAAAGAAGTGGATAACACAAATAAACTATTTCATTTGTTGTATCAAAAAACAAGACATATGACAAAAGAGATTAATGAATACTTACAAAAACATGACCTCTACAGCTCACAATGGTCTATTCTTTATTGCCTAAAAACAAACGGTCCTATGACCCAAAGTGATATATGGCGTTATTTAAACGTAGAAGCACCTACAGTAACAAGAACACTCGTTAAGCTCGAAGAAGGCGGCTGGATAAGTCGTACTTCTGGAAATGACAAACGTGAACGACTTGTTTCTCTTACAGAAAAAGCGCTTGAATCATTTCCTGCAGTTGAAGAAGATGTAAAAAGGTTTGAAAGAGAAATGACCTTAAGGCTTACAGATCGGGAGCAGGATCAGTTATTTACCTTATTAGCGAAACTCGGAAAAACAGAATAAAGTAAGGAGGAAGCCTATGAATTCTCAAGAAAAACAGCCGATTTGGACACAAGGCTTTATTAGTATCTTTTTAAGTAATTTTTTTATATTTGTTGCATTTTATGGTCTGCTTACATCTTTGCCAATCTATGTGGTTGATGAACTCGGACGCTCAAGCGTTGACGCCGGTTTAATTATTACAATATTTATGTTGTCTGCGATTATTGTGCGGCCTTTTTCAGGGAAGCTGATTCAGGATTTCGGGAAGAAAAAAACATTGATGATCAGTATGATTTTATTTACCATTTTTTCTTTTATGTATCTATTGGTTGAGAATTATGCCCTTTTATTAGTATTACGATTTGTTCATGGCATCTGGTTCAGCATTGCTTCTACAGCTACTGGTGCGATTGCTGCAGATATTGTACCTCTAAAAAGACGTGGTGAAGGACTTGGATATTTCGCCATGTCAATGAACCTAGCCGTTGTTTGTGGTCCGTTCATTTCACTTACTCTATTACAATATGTATCTTTTTCAATTCTTTTTCTTGTTCTAGCTTCATTAATAACATTCGGTGTACTGTTTACAGCTTTTAGTAAAATGAAGGAAGTTAAGAAGACAACTGCTCAAGCTGAGAAGAAACGCCTGCAATTCAGCGATTTAATTGATCAAAAGGCCCTTCCAATTGCATTTGTAGGGAGCTTAGTTGCATTTACGTATTCAAGTGTTCTTTCATTTATTTCGATGTATGCCAAAGACTTAAATTTAATAGAAGCAGCAAGTTACTTTTTCCTTGTGTTTGCCGTAGCTATGATTATTGCACGACCATTCAGTGGTCGTTTGTATGATTCAAAGGGGCCAAATGTTGTGATATACCCTGCTTTGGCTTTATTTATGATCGGTTTATTGTTTTTAAGTATTGCGCACAGCGCCTTTATGCTGCTTTTTGCCGGAGCATTTATTGGCTTAGGTTACGGAACTGTTGTGCCTTGCCTCCAAACACTGGCTATTCAAGCAACAGATCATCATCGCAGCAGTCATGCAACAGCAACATTTTTCACTCTTTTTGATACCGGAATTGCGACCGGTTCATTCGTTTTAGGAATCGTGGTTGCTCAATTAGGCTATGAAACATTGTATCTTTTAGCTGGCTTGTTTTTAATACTCGTTATTTTCATGTATAAGTTGGTTCAAAGTAGAAAGAAAGCCACTTCACCTGCGCTAGAGTGGCAGGAATCGAGCTTATAATGGTCGTTTAAGCTGTTTACTTCTTGAGGTAATCAGCTTTTTCGATATTCTGGTAAAAGCATATAAAAAGGCTGAAGCACCACATCATTGCTCCAGCCTTCAACTTTATTAATAAACCCCACGAACATTCGGATGAATGCTATCTTGATAAAACTCAGTAAGCTTCTTCAGCTCAGCCTCACTAAATGAAGGCACTTCTGTTGCTTGTAAATTATCTTCAACTTGCTTCACTGTTTTAAAACCAGGGATAACGGTTGTGATTTCTTCATGATCAAGAATCCAGCGAAGTGCTGCTCTTGCCATATTGCCACGGCCTTCTGAAATCCATTCCAGCTGTTGACTTAGCTCAACACCCTTAGAGAATTCTACACCGGCAAACGTTTCACCAACATTGAAGTGTTCGCCGTCTTTATTGAAATTGCGGTGATCATCTTCTTCAAATTTAGCTCCATTTGTGAATTTACCCGTTAATAAGCCACTTGCTAAAGGTACACGAGCTAATAAGCCTACACCTTTTTCCTTTGCCTGTGGAAGCAACTCAGGGATGGCTTTTTGACGGAAAATATTAAAAATAACTTGTAGTGCCTTCACATTTGCTTGATCTAAACAAAATAATCCTTCTTCTACTGTTTCAACACTCACACCGTAATGACGGATTTTCCCTTGTTGTTGAAGCTTATCTAAAACTTCAAAAACCTGTCCACTTTTTAAGATTTCAAAAGGGGCACAATGAATTTGATAAAGATCAATTGTGTCACGTTGAAGACGCTTTAAACTTGCCTCACAGTATTCAGTAACAGCTTTTTCCGAATATGTTTCAGGGTCAAAAATATCACCTGCACGGCAAAACTTTGTGGCAATATGTATTTTATCTTCTTTTCCTTTTGTTGCTTTTGCAAGTAATTCCTCACTATGTCCATCACCATATACATCAGCTGTGTCGAAGAAGTTAACACCTTCATCCATTGCACGCTCTAGACCTCTTAATGCTTCCTGATCATCTGATTTACCCCATGATCCACCAATAGCCCATGTTCCAAAGCTTAATTCACTAATTTTTAGATCTGTATCTCCTAGCTGACGATATTTCATTCTTTCCACCATCCTATGCGTTGTCGTTTAGTTAAAATTTTTCACAATTTTTATTATAGTATAGATAAAGCGCTAACAAAAGGAATATGGCTTGCAATCTAATTACTCCTCATTTCACCTAGGATCCTTTATAATAAACAACGGAATGACGATTTTAACAGAAAGAGGAGCGAGTCAAATGACACAAAAAAGTGCATTAATCACCGGCTGGATGAGTCACCGTAAAGTCCTGCTTGAAATCGTGGGAAAATTAGAGGATCAACATGTTTCTTACAAACCATGGGAAGGGGCTATGTCACTTTCCGAACTTGTTTTACATATGACAAGTGCAATGGGTATGTTTGCACAAACTGTGAAGAACGGCACCTTCACACCACCGGCTGCACAACCAGAGGTGAACACGATTAACGAATTAAAAGAAACTATACAAAAGGAAACTGAGGAAACAAAGTCTCAGTTAGAGTCTCTTACAGATGATCAACTTGCCCAAATCGTTGAGTTTGCTGGAATGCAAATGCCTGGAATTGCTTTGCTTGAAAGTGGAAAAGATCATGAAATTCACCACAAAGGCCAATTGTTCACATATGCTCGATTAGTAGGGGTAGAGGAGCTACCATTCTTTATCAATCGCTCATAATCCAGGGCGCAAAAAGAGCGAATCAAACGATTCGCTCTTTCTTACTTATTCTCTTCTTCTTGCTTATAATAGTTTACAAGTGCAATGATTGCACTTCCCATTCTTTCTTCCTCAGGAACAACCATTCTCGTAATGCCAACCTCACGCAATGCTTGTGCGGTTACTTTTCCAACAGATACTGCCATAACATTCGTAGAGAATGCATGTAAAACTTCCTTTTCCACACCTTTTTCCTTTGCATAAGCCATTAAAAATCTCGCTTGAGGAGTGCTTGTAAAGTTAACAGCATCTATTTTTCCATCAAGTATTTCACTTACAAGCTGCTCCATCACTTCAGGCTTTGGCGGGATATGCTGATAAGGTAAAATTTCTCGATAGTCTGCACCTTGCTCCTTTAGAAATTCAATTAATATCGGTGCCGGATCACCATGTAGCTGTAGAGCAACACTTAAACCTGAAAATGAATGTGCTCTTAACTCTCTCACTAATCCAGCTGTACTTCCATCATCATCCCTTACATCTGGTTGTATTCCAAGCTTTTTAAGAACATTCACCGTCTTATAGCCTCTTGCCGCAATTTTAGCACTATTCAGCGCCTCAATAAATCGGTCACCTAACCCCATGTTTACCGCGGTTTGGTAAAGCTTATCCGTTCCAATTCCAGTTGTAAAAATCAACCAGTTAAAATTCCCATCTATTAAGGCCTTTATTTCTTTTTCAACATTTGTATCATCTAAAAAAACTGTTCCCTGTGCCGGTCTAATTAGTGCAGCGCCACCAAGGTTTTCTACTAGCTTACTAAGCTCCTCTGATTTACGCTGACCTGCAAGAGCAATTGTTTTGCCAGTTAATCGTTTCATCGTATCCCTCCGCTAAAAAGATAAGTTGCTATTATTGTATCATCAGCAGTTGAATGCACAACAAAAAAAAGTGACTCAGGGAAGATATTTTCCCTTGAGCCACTTCTAGAATTTATTAAAACACAATTGTTTTGTTTTCATGCACAAGAATACGGTCTTCAAGATGCCATTTTACTGCTCTTGCTAACACACTTCTTTCAACGTTACGACCGATTTTTTTCAAGCTGTCCACATTATCACGATGATCAACACGGCTAATATCTTGTTCAATAATTGGACCTTCATCAAGGTCATTTGTTACATAATGTGACGTTGCTCCGATTAACTTCACACCACGTCCGTATGCTCTTTCATATGGTCTTGCACCAACGAAAGCTGGTAAGAAGGAATGGTGGATGTTAATAATTTTGTTCGGATTTGCTGATACAAACTTCGGCGTTAAAATTTGCATATAACGCGCCAAAATAATTAAGTCAATATCGTGTTCTTTTAAAAGCTTAAGCTGTTGATCTTCTACTTGCTCACGAATATCTTTGTTTGCAGGGATGTAGTAGAACGGGATATTAAGTGATTCAACGACTTCTCTTGCTTCTTCATGGTTACTAACGACAAGCGAGATATCTGCCATTAAGTCGCCGCTTTGCCATTCCCAGAGGAGTTCAAGTAAGCAGTGCAATTCTTTTGAGACGAAAATCGCCACTTTTTTCAAATTGTATACATGTGTGAAGTTCCAGTCCATTGAAAATTGTTCTGCAATTTGATTGAACTCTACCTCCATCCTTTGTGCTTTATCTTTTAAATTTGGACATTCAAATTCAATGCGAATAAAGAAAGTTCCGCCCTCTGGATTTGTAGAGTACTGACTTGACTCAATAATATTAGCATTGTGTTCAAATAAAAATTTTGAAATAGCTGAAACAATACCAGGCTGGTCCGGACAGCTAACTAATAAACGACCACGATTTTGGTTTTTTTCCTGAAAATGTTCAATTTGATTTTTTATAAATGCATTCATTGTATATACCTCTCTATTAGTGATTAAAACATTATACATTAGTCAGTCAAAATTATTAAGGTTTAAATCACTTTTTTCCTCTATGATTTCATAAATTCATGATTTCGTTTCTGCTTTGCCTTTCGAATGATCTGATTCATCACCTCTGATAAAACCAATCCTATTGCAATGGCACCAGAAATCATAAAGGCCTTTGCTGCAAGTGGTATCGCAGCATTATAGTCATTTTCCACGACCTGCCTCATCGCATCATACGCTAGTCCTCCAGGCACTAACGGTATAATTCCAGACACATTAAAAATAATCACAGGCGTTTTATGCTTCTTCGCATAGTATTGACTAATAATTGCAATAACAAAAGAGGCAATTAAAGAAGCAAAAACACTGTCATTAGAATACTCGAATAACCCGATATAGATCATCCAGCCAACCATTCCAGCGAAACCACATCGAAATAATGCCTTTACTGGGGCATTAAAGATGATTCCGAATGCTGCTGATGCGATAAAACTTGTAATAATCTGTTCGATCAAATTAAAGCCCTCCTTATTAAGAAAGCTGCCTAACTATCCAGAAATAGTTAATAAAACGAGAAAACAACCGCAACACCTGCTCCAATGGCAAATGCGGTTAAAAAGGCTTCTGCTCCCTTAGATATTCCTGATACTAAATGACCTGCCATGAGGTCTCTCACTGCGTTCGTAATGAGCAAACCAGGTACTAACGGCATAACAGAGCCGATGATAATCTTATCCAGCTCAGCACCGATATTAAGTGTGACAAATAAAACAGATATTACGCCTATGATAAGTGATGCTAAAAATTCAGCAAAGAACTTTATTTCGACTAATCGATGAAGATAGATTAAACTCGAAAGTCCGATTCCACCCGCTATGACTGCTGGAAGAAAGTCAGTCCAGCCACCTTGAAACATAATTAAAAAGCAACCACTAGCGATCGAAGCTGCCCCAATTTGCACCCAAATCGGGTAGGCATGAGCATCCAGCTCAATTTCTTTTAAGTGAGTATATGCCTCTTCAACAGACAATTCCCCGTTGCTTATTTGTCTCGAAACTCCATTTACTTTTGCAACCTTTTGCAAATCGGTAGAACGATCAACAATTCTCACAAGCTGTGTGGGGGTTTTACTGCTTACAGAAAAAATGATTCCTGTTGGCGTTACATAGCTATGAGTTTCCTTAATCCCATAAGCTGCTGCTATTCTCATCATTGTATCTTCCACCCGGTACGTTTCAGCCCCGCTACGAAGCATGATTTTCCCGGCTAACAAGCAAACATCAATAATATCAAAGGTTTGGTTTTGGTCAACGCTCACCTTTCCTTCACCCCATCCTTAAGATATCTAGTTTGAGTTTAAAGAAGTTGGCGGAAATAGGCAAGG
This Metabacillus endolithicus DNA region includes the following protein-coding sequences:
- a CDS encoding MFS transporter — encoded protein: MKLSDLKTSGHPKTLFSSFLYFDVSFMIWVMLGALGVFITQDFGLSPSQKGLIVAIPILAGSFFRIVLGILTDRFGPKKTATLGMSITAIPLLWGLLAGNTMPELFMIGILLGVAGASFAVALPMASRWYPPHLQGLAMGIAGAGNSGTLFATLFGPRLAEQFGWHVTMGFALIPLFITFIIFMILAKDAPSQPAPQPLANYFKVFAHKDTWFFCILYSVTFGGFVGLSSFLSMFFVDEYKLTSIQAGDFVTLCVAAGSFFRPVGGFISDKIGGVKVLSFLFIGVAVCMLGVSQLPPLFAITALLFVGMMCLGMGNGAVFQLVPQRFQKEIGMITGIVGAAGGIGGFFLPNILGTLKELTGSYASGFITFSIIALVAFSVLLFASYSWKKTWNVKGSAVKI
- a CDS encoding NAD(P)-dependent malic enzyme — translated: MSTLREEAIKMHKDNKGKLGVHSKVPVRNAKDLSLAYSPGVAEPCLDIHEDESKAYEYTMKGNLVAVVSNGTAVLGLGNIGPKAAMPVMEGKALLFKSFADVDAFPICLDTTDSDKIVETVKLLEPTFGGVNLEDIAAPHCFEIEERLKKACDIPIFHDDQHGTAIVTAAGLINALKLADKKIENISVVVNGAGAAGVAIVKLLLHMGVKDVVLCDTKGIIYEGRSVGMNSFKEELAAMTNKDQKQGNLADALEGADVFVGVSVAGAVTKEMVASMNQDPIIFAMANPVPEIMPNEAKEAGALVVGTGRSDFPNQVNNVLAFPGIFRGALDVQAKEINEEMKLAAVYAIAELISEQDLSSDYVIPDPFDRRVVAYVASAVAKAAMDSGVARKQINTDELKNRLLTLVEEKQAVLS
- a CDS encoding MarR family winged helix-turn-helix transcriptional regulator, with translation MTKEINEYLQKHDLYSSQWSILYCLKTNGPMTQSDIWRYLNVEAPTVTRTLVKLEEGGWISRTSGNDKRERLVSLTEKALESFPAVEEDVKRFEREMTLRLTDREQDQLFTLLAKLGKTE
- a CDS encoding MFS transporter → MNSQEKQPIWTQGFISIFLSNFFIFVAFYGLLTSLPIYVVDELGRSSVDAGLIITIFMLSAIIVRPFSGKLIQDFGKKKTLMISMILFTIFSFMYLLVENYALLLVLRFVHGIWFSIASTATGAIAADIVPLKRRGEGLGYFAMSMNLAVVCGPFISLTLLQYVSFSILFLVLASLITFGVLFTAFSKMKEVKKTTAQAEKKRLQFSDLIDQKALPIAFVGSLVAFTYSSVLSFISMYAKDLNLIEAASYFFLVFAVAMIIARPFSGRLYDSKGPNVVIYPALALFMIGLLFLSIAHSAFMLLFAGAFIGLGYGTVVPCLQTLAIQATDHHRSSHATATFFTLFDTGIATGSFVLGIVVAQLGYETLYLLAGLFLILVIFMYKLVQSRKKATSPALEWQESSL
- a CDS encoding aldo/keto reductase — its product is MKYRQLGDTDLKISELSFGTWAIGGSWGKSDDQEALRGLERAMDEGVNFFDTADVYGDGHSEELLAKATKGKEDKIHIATKFCRAGDIFDPETYSEKAVTEYCEASLKRLQRDTIDLYQIHCAPFEILKSGQVFEVLDKLQQQGKIRHYGVSVETVEEGLFCLDQANVKALQVIFNIFRQKAIPELLPQAKEKGVGLLARVPLASGLLTGKFTNGAKFEEDDHRNFNKDGEHFNVGETFAGVEFSKGVELSQQLEWISEGRGNMARAALRWILDHEEITTVIPGFKTVKQVEDNLQATEVPSFSEAELKKLTEFYQDSIHPNVRGVY
- a CDS encoding DinB family protein; its protein translation is MTQKSALITGWMSHRKVLLEIVGKLEDQHVSYKPWEGAMSLSELVLHMTSAMGMFAQTVKNGTFTPPAAQPEVNTINELKETIQKETEETKSQLESLTDDQLAQIVEFAGMQMPGIALLESGKDHEIHHKGQLFTYARLVGVEELPFFINRS
- a CDS encoding uroporphyrinogen-III synthase, which encodes MKRLTGKTIALAGQRKSEELSKLVENLGGAALIRPAQGTVFLDDTNVEKEIKALIDGNFNWLIFTTGIGTDKLYQTAVNMGLGDRFIEALNSAKIAARGYKTVNVLKKLGIQPDVRDDDGSTAGLVRELRAHSFSGLSVALQLHGDPAPILIEFLKEQGADYREILPYQHIPPKPEVMEQLVSEILDGKIDAVNFTSTPQARFLMAYAKEKGVEKEVLHAFSTNVMAVSVGKVTAQALREVGITRMVVPEEERMGSAIIALVNYYKQEEENK
- the purU gene encoding formyltetrahydrofolate deformylase, producing the protein MNAFIKNQIEHFQEKNQNRGRLLVSCPDQPGIVSAISKFLFEHNANIIESSQYSTNPEGGTFFIRIEFECPNLKDKAQRMEVEFNQIAEQFSMDWNFTHVYNLKKVAIFVSKELHCLLELLWEWQSGDLMADISLVVSNHEEAREVVESLNIPFYYIPANKDIREQVEDQQLKLLKEHDIDLIILARYMQILTPKFVSANPNKIINIHHSFLPAFVGARPYERAYGRGVKLIGATSHYVTNDLDEGPIIEQDISRVDHRDNVDSLKKIGRNVERSVLARAVKWHLEDRILVHENKTIVF
- a CDS encoding threonine/serine exporter family protein; the protein is MSVDQNQTFDIIDVCLLAGKIMLRSGAETYRVEDTMMRIAAAYGIKETHSYVTPTGIIFSVSSKTPTQLVRIVDRSTDLQKVAKVNGVSRQISNGELSVEEAYTHLKEIELDAHAYPIWVQIGAASIASGCFLIMFQGGWTDFLPAVIAGGIGLSSLIYLHRLVEIKFFAEFLASLIIGVISVLFVTLNIGAELDKIIIGSVMPLVPGLLITNAVRDLMAGHLVSGISKGAEAFLTAFAIGAGVAVVFSFY